Proteins found in one Paenibacillus borealis genomic segment:
- a CDS encoding collagen-like protein, with protein sequence MAILSTGPIENNIPASKGTRPTQSVTIIIDGRNTSNNFEVHILGYSLIGTRTLYIEEQINVAPFQVINRDYFANLDAFEFVFITSGIGASEAQISVWGKNSAEQLVTAHRLVSQELLDTVTGFTGATGATGVTGTTGVAGSTGATGVTGVTGTTGATGAAGASGATGVTGATGVTGAIGATGATGATGATGVTGATGVTGVTGVTGATGATGVTGVTGVTGATGATGATGATGVTGVTGATGATGATGVTGATGATGATGVTGATGATGATGVTGVTGATGVTGATGVTGATGGTGATGATGVTGATGATGATGATGVTGATGATGATGVTGATGATGATGVTGVTGATGVTGATGVTGATGGTGATGATGVTGATGATGPTGATGATGVTGVTGATGGTGATGATGVTGATGATGPTGATGATGVTGVTGATGGTGATGATGVTGATGATGATGATGATGATGVTGATGVTGVTGATGVTGATGVTGVTGATGVTGATGVTGATGVTGATGGTGATGATGLTGVTGVTGGTGATGATGVTGATGATGATGVTGVTGATGATGVTGATGGTGATGATGATGVTGATGATGATGVTGATGVTGATGATGATGVFSSSYAYIYNTSAQTVAVEADIIFDSNSTLIGFTHTPNTAQLIVQNAGVYAVLFNNTAVEPNQFTLFQNGAPVTGGVYGSGAGTQSNPGMVIITASPGDVITLRNNSSAAAITLQTLAGGTQVNSNASILIYRLGS encoded by the coding sequence ATGGCAATTTTATCGACGGGACCTATTGAAAATAATATACCAGCCAGCAAGGGCACCCGCCCGACTCAGTCAGTAACGATCATAATCGACGGCCGCAACACATCCAATAACTTTGAAGTTCATATTCTGGGCTATAGTCTGATTGGGACCCGCACTTTATATATAGAAGAGCAAATCAATGTGGCACCCTTTCAAGTGATCAACAGGGATTACTTTGCGAACCTCGATGCTTTTGAGTTTGTATTTATTACATCAGGTATAGGTGCATCCGAAGCGCAAATCTCTGTATGGGGGAAAAATAGCGCCGAACAGCTGGTAACTGCACATCGGCTGGTCTCCCAGGAATTGCTGGATACGGTGACAGGCTTCACCGGAGCAACAGGAGCTACCGGAGTGACCGGGACAACTGGTGTGGCGGGATCGACGGGAGCCACAGGTGTGACTGGAGTGACTGGAACCACGGGAGCAACCGGGGCCGCAGGAGCCTCGGGAGCAACAGGAGTGACTGGAGCGACAGGAGTCACGGGAGCCATTGGAGCAACCGGAGCCACGGGAGCCACGGGAGCCACAGGAGTAACAGGAGCAACAGGAGTCACAGGTGTGACTGGAGTAACCGGAGCCACGGGAGCCACAGGTGTAACTGGAGTTACTGGAGTCACGGGAGCAACTGGAGCAACTGGAGCAACAGGAGCTACAGGTGTGACTGGTGTGACTGGAGCAACTGGGGCAACTGGAGCCACCGGAGTCACTGGAGCCACTGGAGCTACCGGAGCCACTGGTGTTACGGGGGCAACTGGAGCCACTGGAGCTACAGGTGTGACTGGTGTGACTGGAGCAACAGGAGTCACAGGAGCAACCGGAGTTACGGGAGCAACAGGAGGAACCGGGGCCACAGGAGCCACTGGTGTTACGGGAGCAACCGGGGCAACTGGAGCTACCGGAGCTACCGGAGTCACTGGAGCCACTGGAGCTACCGGAGCCACTGGTGTTACGGGGGCAACTGGAGCCACTGGAGCTACAGGTGTGACTGGTGTGACTGGAGCAACAGGAGTCACAGGAGCAACCGGAGTTACGGGAGCAACAGGAGGAACCGGGGCCACAGGAGCCACTGGTGTTACGGGAGCAACTGGGGCAACTGGACCTACCGGAGCTACCGGAGCAACTGGAGTAACCGGAGTTACGGGAGCAACAGGAGGAACCGGGGCCACAGGAGCCACTGGTGTTACGGGAGCAACTGGGGCAACTGGACCTACCGGAGCTACCGGAGCAACTGGAGTAACCGGAGTTACGGGAGCAACAGGAGGAACCGGGGCCACAGGAGCCACTGGTGTTACGGGAGCAACTGGGGCAACTGGAGCTACCGGAGCTACCGGAGCTACCGGAGCTACCGGAGTCACTGGAGCCACGGGAGTAACAGGTGTGACTGGAGCCACGGGAGTAACAGGAGCAACCGGAGTAACCGGAGTTACAGGGGCCACGGGAGTCACGGGAGCAACTGGTGTTACGGGAGCCACAGGTGTGACTGGAGCAACAGGAGGCACAGGTGCAACCGGAGCAACAGGACTTACGGGAGTTACGGGAGTAACAGGAGGAACCGGGGCCACAGGAGCCACTGGTGTTACGGGAGCAACTGGAGCAACCGGAGCCACGGGAGTAACAGGAGTAACTGGAGCCACGGGAGCCACAGGTGTGACTGGAGCAACAGGAGGCACAGGTGCAACCGGAGCAACAGGAGCCACGGGAGTCACGGGAGCCACGGGAGCCACCGGAGCAACAGGAGTCACGGGGGCCACAGGTGTGACTGGAGCAACAGGAGCCACGGGAGCCACCGGTGTTTTCTCATCTTCCTATGCTTATATTTACAATACCAGTGCTCAGACTGTAGCCGTCGAGGCAGATATTATTTTTGACAGCAACAGTACCCTTATCGGCTTCACCCATACTCCCAATACAGCTCAGTTAATCGTTCAAAATGCCGGAGTGTATGCGGTATTGTTCAACAACACTGCAGTTGAACCGAACCAGTTTACCCTGTTTCAGAACGGGGCTCCTGTAACCGGAGGTGTCTATGGTTCTGGGGCGGGAACGCAGTCAAACCCCGGAATGGTGATTATCACAGCATCCCCAGGCGACGTAATTACACTTAGGAATAATTCCAGTGCCGCTGCGATCACATTGCAGACCTTAGCAGGAGGAACCCAGGTTAACTCCAATGCATCGATTCTTATTTATAGGCTAGGAAGCTGA
- a CDS encoding DMT family transporter — protein sequence MGRQNEIQGHLFAFITIFIWGTTFISTKILLDVLTPIEILFLRFAIGFLVLLLIYPNRLKAKESIHELYFAGAGLSGVTLYYLLENIALTYTFASNVGVIISIAPFFTAIFAHRFLDGERLKIQFFAGFLIAVTGIFIISFHGSSSLKINPFGDILAVVAAVVWAAYSILTKKISGFQYNTIQATRRIILYGLVFMVPALFIFGFKPSLNELLTPAHLFNILFLGLAASALCFVTWNSAVKILGAVKTSIYIYMVPVITVVTSVIVLQEKMTGASVFGIVLTLTGLFISERKKQEKRD from the coding sequence ATGGGTAGACAAAATGAGATTCAAGGACATCTGTTTGCATTTATTACGATTTTTATATGGGGTACAACTTTTATATCCACCAAGATACTGTTAGACGTTCTAACTCCAATTGAAATATTATTTCTAAGGTTTGCCATTGGTTTTCTTGTGTTACTCCTTATTTATCCTAATAGGCTCAAAGCCAAGGAAAGCATACATGAGTTGTATTTTGCCGGGGCGGGTTTGTCTGGCGTTACGCTATACTATCTACTTGAAAATATTGCTTTAACCTACACGTTTGCTTCCAATGTAGGTGTCATCATTTCCATTGCACCGTTTTTTACTGCGATTTTTGCCCACCGGTTTTTAGATGGAGAGAGATTGAAAATTCAGTTTTTTGCCGGGTTTTTAATCGCAGTTACCGGCATTTTTATCATTAGCTTTCATGGAAGCAGCAGCCTGAAAATAAATCCGTTTGGAGATATTTTGGCTGTTGTAGCTGCTGTGGTATGGGCTGCCTATTCTATTCTGACGAAGAAAATCAGCGGGTTTCAATATAACACAATTCAGGCAACGCGGAGAATTATCTTATATGGATTGGTATTTATGGTTCCGGCCTTATTCATATTCGGATTTAAGCCAAGCCTGAATGAACTGCTGACACCAGCCCATTTGTTTAACATCCTTTTTCTGGGGTTAGCAGCATCCGCGCTTTGCTTTGTAACGTGGAATTCTGCAGTTAAAATATTAGGCGCCGTAAAAACAAGTATATACATTTACATGGTTCCCGTAATTACCGTAGTCACGTCTGTTATTGTACTTCAGGAAAAAATGACAGGAGCCTCCGTATTCGGTATTGTACTTACGTTAACAGGTTTGTTTATATCAGAGAGAAAGAAACAAGAAAAAAGGGACTGA
- the rhaB gene encoding rhamnulokinase, with amino-acid sequence MNNHIAVDIGASSGRLVLGTLVDGSLKLEEIHRFSNGFTEQEGSCFWDIDYLFNEIVSGLHKAKSAGITECTLGIDTWAVDYVLLDAEGKRIKEVYAYRDRRTDGVMDEVGKLLSPEKVYAKTGIQQLTFNTLYQLYAHDREELEAADQILMVPDYLYYRLSGRKINEVTNASTMQLLNLATRDFDPELLSFLHLRREQFAPLTEPGEDLGFITADLVQQYDLPQCRLICAATHDTASAVLGVPAQQGRSSAYISSGTWSLLGVELERPINDSRAMAANYTNEWGAYGTYRFLKNIMGLWLIQEVRRLDGGRYSFAELASMAAGSEGFRSLIPCNHPRFLNPDNMIEEIRQSCAESGQPVPETPGELARCIFDSLALSYRSYLAELEGLTGQGIEVLQIVGGGANNELLCQLTADIIGREVQAGPTESTALGNLAVQMIQSGRMTDIHEARSVIGTSFAIKSYLPQPVPQLDQLLARWDDLHSAAIASENI; translated from the coding sequence ATGAACAATCATATCGCCGTCGATATCGGCGCCTCCAGCGGGCGGCTAGTACTCGGAACCCTCGTGGACGGGAGTCTTAAGCTGGAGGAGATTCATCGTTTCAGCAATGGGTTTACCGAGCAGGAGGGCTCCTGCTTCTGGGACATTGATTATTTGTTTAATGAAATTGTTAGCGGCCTCCATAAAGCAAAAAGCGCAGGAATTACCGAATGTACACTGGGTATTGATACTTGGGCAGTAGATTATGTGCTGCTGGATGCGGAAGGCAAGCGGATTAAGGAAGTATACGCCTACCGTGACCGCCGCACTGATGGGGTTATGGACGAAGTCGGCAAGCTGCTCTCACCGGAGAAGGTTTACGCCAAGACAGGAATCCAGCAGCTGACCTTCAATACATTGTATCAGCTGTATGCACATGACCGGGAAGAGCTGGAAGCGGCCGATCAGATTCTGATGGTTCCGGATTATCTCTACTATAGACTAAGCGGCCGCAAGATCAACGAGGTGACCAATGCCTCCACGATGCAGCTGCTGAATCTTGCAACCCGTGATTTCGACCCGGAGCTGCTGTCCTTCCTGCATCTCCGTAGAGAGCAGTTCGCACCTCTTACGGAGCCGGGAGAAGATCTCGGCTTCATCACGGCGGATCTGGTGCAGCAGTATGATCTGCCGCAGTGCCGCCTAATCTGTGCCGCCACGCATGACACAGCTTCTGCTGTGCTCGGTGTGCCTGCGCAGCAAGGCAGATCCTCGGCATACATCAGCAGCGGCACCTGGTCATTGCTCGGTGTAGAGCTGGAGCGCCCGATTAATGACAGCAGAGCCATGGCGGCCAATTATACGAATGAGTGGGGAGCTTACGGCACCTACCGTTTCCTGAAGAACATCATGGGACTTTGGCTGATCCAGGAAGTACGGAGATTGGATGGAGGAAGATACAGCTTCGCTGAGCTGGCATCAATGGCCGCGGGCAGCGAAGGCTTCCGCAGCCTGATTCCATGCAATCATCCGCGTTTCCTGAACCCGGACAATATGATAGAAGAGATTCGCCAGTCATGTGCGGAGAGCGGCCAGCCTGTTCCAGAGACTCCGGGCGAATTAGCCCGTTGTATCTTTGACAGTCTGGCCCTATCCTACCGCAGCTATCTGGCTGAGCTTGAAGGCCTTACAGGCCAAGGGATCGAAGTCCTGCAGATCGTCGGCGGCGGCGCCAACAATGAACTGCTGTGTCAGCTGACCGCCGATATTATCGGCAGGGAAGTACAGGCGGGTCCGACGGAATCAACAGCACTGGGCAACCTGGCCGTGCAGATGATTCAATCAGGCCGTATGACTGACATCCATGAAGCCCGGAGCGTCATCGGCACTTCCTTTGCGATCAAATCGTATCTGCCGCAGCCTGTTCCCCAGCTAGATCAGCTGCTGGCCCGCTGGGATGATCTCCATTCCGCGGCAATTGCGAGTGAGAATATATAA
- a CDS encoding AraC family ligand binding domain-containing protein produces the protein MKQEIRTVKYDAELKVEAYHFQGIMQKFPNHFHEYYVIRYIEQGQRFLSCKNKEYTIEPGDLLLFNPRDNHACEQIDGKTLDYRCINIQPEIMSKAVLDITGKEYLPYFTPQVIFHSEWVPVLRELHQMLMEEERDFRKEESFFFLLEQLIEDYTEQAVPAENTEQSAEVRKVGEFLEQHYMDNILLADLCNLTGLSKYYLLRSFTKQKGISPYSYLETIRIDKAKKMLEQGVKPIDVAQETGFTDQSHFSNFFKKFIGLTPKQYMNIFKAAQN, from the coding sequence ATGAAACAGGAAATACGGACCGTAAAATACGACGCTGAATTAAAAGTTGAAGCCTACCATTTTCAAGGAATCATGCAAAAATTCCCTAACCATTTTCATGAGTATTATGTGATTAGATATATCGAACAAGGTCAGCGGTTTTTGTCCTGCAAAAATAAAGAATACACTATAGAGCCGGGTGATCTACTTCTTTTTAACCCCCGCGACAATCACGCTTGCGAACAGATTGATGGCAAAACGCTGGATTACCGCTGCATCAATATTCAACCGGAAATTATGAGTAAGGCGGTCTTAGATATAACCGGAAAAGAGTATCTGCCCTATTTTACGCCTCAGGTTATTTTTCACAGCGAATGGGTTCCTGTGCTCCGAGAGCTGCACCAAATGCTAATGGAGGAAGAAAGAGACTTTAGAAAAGAGGAGAGCTTCTTCTTCCTCCTGGAGCAGCTGATTGAAGACTACACGGAGCAGGCAGTGCCGGCGGAGAATACAGAGCAAAGTGCAGAAGTAAGGAAGGTCGGTGAATTCTTAGAGCAGCACTACATGGATAATATCTTGCTGGCTGACCTCTGCAATTTGACGGGGCTAAGTAAATACTACCTGCTTCGTTCCTTTACTAAGCAAAAGGGGATATCGCCCTACAGCTATCTGGAAACCATCCGGATTGACAAGGCTAAGAAAATGCTGGAGCAGGGAGTTAAACCTATTGATGTTGCGCAAGAGACCGGGTTCACTGACCAAAGCCATTTCTCTAATTTTTTCAAAAAATTTATAGGACTTACCCCTAAACAATATATGAATATTTTTAAAGCTGCGCAAAACTGA
- a CDS encoding NADH:flavin oxidoreductase — protein sequence MNTDKLFEPFEGGGLSLTNRVVMAPMTRAQSPGGVASPEVAAYYRRRAEGGVGLIVTEGTAIDHPAAVSHPDIPNIHGEASLEGWAQVVKEVHAAGGKIIPQLWHVGMARSIGELPNASALPIGPSGLNLAGEQITEPMTKNEIQSIVSAFAKAAKDAKAIGFDGIELHGAHGYLIDQFFWEKTNRRTDEYGGDLEARTTFAVEVIDACRRAVGPDFPIVLRFSQWKGGHYDARLVETPEDLARFLTPLSNAGVDIFHCSTRRFWQPEFEGSDLNLAGWTKKITGKPTITVGSVGLDSAFPSVVTEKNQEDNIELLLERLDKAEFDLVAVGRALISDPAWPAKVQAGTIGEIIHFTSDATKTLY from the coding sequence ATGAATACCGATAAATTGTTTGAACCCTTTGAGGGAGGGGGCCTGTCCCTGACCAACCGCGTGGTAATGGCACCGATGACACGTGCGCAATCTCCCGGGGGCGTGGCTAGTCCGGAGGTAGCGGCATACTATCGCCGTCGGGCAGAAGGCGGCGTCGGCCTGATCGTTACCGAAGGGACGGCTATCGATCATCCTGCGGCAGTCAGCCATCCGGATATTCCAAATATTCACGGCGAAGCCTCTCTGGAGGGATGGGCGCAGGTAGTGAAAGAAGTGCACGCAGCCGGAGGCAAGATCATTCCGCAGCTGTGGCATGTAGGTATGGCCCGCAGTATTGGCGAGCTACCCAATGCTTCGGCGCTGCCTATCGGCCCTTCAGGCCTTAATCTGGCCGGTGAGCAGATTACCGAGCCGATGACCAAGAATGAAATTCAGAGCATTGTCAGCGCCTTTGCTAAAGCGGCCAAAGATGCCAAGGCTATTGGTTTCGACGGCATTGAACTGCACGGAGCCCATGGTTATCTGATCGACCAGTTCTTCTGGGAGAAGACCAACCGCCGGACCGACGAATATGGCGGTGATCTCGAGGCACGCACAACCTTCGCTGTTGAAGTGATTGATGCCTGCCGCCGCGCGGTAGGGCCGGATTTCCCGATAGTGCTCCGCTTCTCGCAGTGGAAGGGCGGCCATTATGACGCAAGGCTGGTGGAGACTCCGGAAGACCTTGCCCGCTTCCTGACACCGCTTAGCAATGCAGGTGTGGATATCTTCCACTGCTCTACCCGGCGTTTCTGGCAGCCGGAATTCGAAGGCTCAGATCTCAATCTGGCGGGCTGGACGAAGAAGATTACCGGTAAACCGACGATCACGGTGGGCTCCGTTGGACTCGACAGCGCATTCCCTAGCGTAGTCACAGAGAAGAATCAGGAAGACAATATTGAACTGCTGCTGGAGCGGCTGGACAAGGCAGAGTTCGATCTCGTCGCGGTAGGCAGAGCCCTGATCAGCGATCCGGCTTGGCCAGCTAAAGTGCAGGCCGGCACAATTGGTGAGATCATTCACTTCACATCCGATGCAACGAAGACTTTATATTAA
- the rhaA gene encoding L-rhamnose isomerase, with protein MDQSITNSYNEAKKLYAAHGINVDEVLEKLAKIKISVHCWQGDDVQGFLFKDKELSGGIAVTGSYPGRAGTPDELRQDLQKALSLIPGKHKVNLHAIYADTDEQVDLDELEPRHFANWVEWAKEQGLGLDFNPTCFSHPKAADGFTLSHADEEIRNFWIRHCKASRKIAEHFGRELGQPCVTNFWVPDGYKDTPVDRLAPRMRLKESLDEVFSEEIDPQYNIDAVESKLFGIGSESYVVGSHEFYMGYGLTRGKAICLDAGHFHPTEVISNKLSSILMFSEQLLLHVSRPVRWDSDHVVTMDDELLEIARELVRGDLLPRTNIGLDFFDGSINHLAAWVIGTRNTIKALLRAMLEPVEELRAIELAGDYTSRLALVEEFKSYPFGAVWDYYCASQGTPVREQWLAEVKSYEQEVLAAR; from the coding sequence ATGGATCAGAGCATCACAAACAGCTATAACGAAGCGAAGAAATTATACGCAGCCCATGGAATTAACGTAGATGAGGTCCTGGAGAAGCTGGCCAAGATCAAGATTTCAGTACACTGCTGGCAAGGTGATGACGTTCAAGGTTTCCTGTTCAAAGACAAAGAGCTAAGCGGCGGGATTGCTGTAACCGGCAGCTACCCTGGACGCGCAGGTACTCCGGATGAGCTGCGTCAGGATTTGCAGAAAGCCCTGTCGCTGATTCCGGGCAAGCACAAAGTCAATCTGCATGCGATTTATGCTGATACCGACGAGCAGGTGGATCTGGATGAGCTGGAACCGCGCCACTTCGCCAACTGGGTAGAGTGGGCTAAAGAGCAAGGGCTGGGACTGGATTTCAATCCAACCTGCTTCTCACATCCGAAAGCTGCTGACGGCTTCACTTTGAGTCATGCAGACGAAGAAATCCGCAATTTCTGGATCAGACACTGCAAGGCTTCCCGCAAAATCGCTGAGCATTTCGGCCGCGAGCTGGGACAGCCCTGTGTAACGAATTTCTGGGTACCGGACGGTTATAAGGATACGCCGGTTGACCGCCTGGCACCGCGTATGCGTCTTAAAGAATCTCTGGACGAAGTGTTCAGTGAGGAAATCGATCCGCAATACAACATCGACGCCGTTGAGAGCAAGCTGTTCGGTATTGGCTCCGAGAGCTATGTTGTCGGATCACATGAATTCTACATGGGTTATGGACTGACCCGCGGCAAAGCGATCTGCCTGGACGCCGGACATTTCCATCCGACTGAAGTGATCTCCAATAAACTGAGCTCAATCCTGATGTTCAGCGAACAGCTGCTGCTGCATGTCAGCAGACCGGTACGCTGGGACAGCGATCATGTCGTAACTATGGACGATGAGCTGCTGGAAATCGCCCGTGAACTGGTTCGCGGAGATTTGCTGCCGCGTACGAATATCGGCCTTGATTTCTTCGACGGCAGCATCAATCACCTCGCTGCTTGGGTTATTGGAACACGCAACACTATTAAGGCACTGCTTCGCGCAATGCTGGAGCCGGTAGAGGAGCTTCGCGCCATTGAGCTGGCCGGAGACTATACTTCTCGCCTGGCGCTGGTAGAAGAATTCAAGTCCTATCCATTCGGTGCAGTATGGGATTATTACTGTGCATCGCAGGGCACGCCGGTCCGCGAGCAATGGCTGGCTGAAGTGAAGAGCTATGAGCAGGAAGTACTGGCTGCAAGATAG
- a CDS encoding IS110 family transposase, translated as MDAIRECCAGLDVHNKTVVACILNGPLDHTPQKQISTFGTTTRELLRLQDWLIANQCQAVAMESTGVLWKPVWNVLESTCDIVLANARTIKNIPGRKTDMNDAFWIAKLHRCGLVQASVVLPEQLRDLRDWTRYRVKMVQAITAEKNRIHKLLQDGNIKLSSFITDVFGVSGRLLLEQLMDGEVLDEEQLRGLVKTKLKKKVPELMEALNGRVRRHHREMMRLHWDHLLYLEKQIEQVEARIECKLAPYAEELEWLDSIPGIERNTAAAIFAELGPEVHQRFETEEQLTSWAGVSPGNKESAGRKSKTKCLPGNKFLKRALTQAAWANEKSSNRIGQHFRRVRKRRGDKKACVATAHLLIKIIYSLMKNRSGYEEKDVPESTSKEKALAYYLKQIEKLGLTVQVTSPETS; from the coding sequence ATGGATGCTATACGCGAATGCTGTGCAGGTCTCGATGTTCATAACAAAACGGTCGTCGCTTGTATTCTAAACGGACCGCTGGATCACACTCCCCAAAAGCAAATCTCGACGTTCGGAACGACAACGCGTGAATTATTGCGGCTTCAGGACTGGCTTATCGCAAATCAGTGTCAGGCGGTGGCGATGGAGAGTACAGGCGTATTGTGGAAACCGGTCTGGAATGTACTCGAATCGACGTGCGACATCGTCTTGGCGAATGCTCGGACGATTAAAAACATTCCTGGACGAAAAACCGATATGAACGATGCCTTTTGGATTGCGAAACTCCATCGGTGCGGATTGGTTCAAGCCAGTGTAGTCCTGCCCGAGCAACTGCGGGATCTGCGGGACTGGACCCGGTACCGGGTGAAAATGGTCCAAGCGATCACGGCCGAAAAGAATCGGATTCATAAACTGCTGCAGGATGGAAATATTAAATTGTCCAGTTTCATCACGGATGTCTTTGGCGTATCGGGCCGCTTGTTGCTAGAGCAATTAATGGATGGCGAGGTGCTGGACGAAGAGCAGCTTCGCGGGCTCGTGAAGACAAAACTAAAGAAAAAAGTCCCTGAACTCATGGAAGCATTGAATGGGCGTGTGCGTCGTCATCATCGGGAGATGATGCGGCTTCACTGGGATCATCTGTTATATCTGGAGAAGCAAATCGAGCAAGTGGAAGCCCGGATTGAATGCAAGCTAGCTCCGTATGCCGAAGAGCTGGAGTGGCTAGATTCAATCCCTGGGATTGAACGCAATACGGCAGCAGCTATTTTTGCTGAACTCGGTCCGGAGGTTCACCAGCGTTTCGAAACGGAGGAACAATTGACGTCTTGGGCGGGCGTCAGCCCGGGAAACAAGGAAAGTGCAGGAAGGAAATCTAAAACGAAATGTCTGCCGGGAAACAAGTTTTTGAAACGCGCGTTAACCCAGGCGGCATGGGCCAATGAGAAATCCTCCAATCGTATCGGTCAGCACTTTAGGCGGGTTCGAAAACGGCGTGGAGACAAAAAAGCGTGTGTAGCCACGGCACATTTACTGATAAAGATTATTTATAGCTTAATGAAAAACAGATCCGGATACGAAGAAAAGGACGTGCCGGAGAGCACGTCCAAGGAAAAGGCGTTAGCTTATTACTTGAAACAAATCGAAAAGTTAGGCTTAACGGTTCAAGTGACGTCCCCCGAAACGAGCTGA
- the rhaD gene encoding rhamnulose-1-phosphate aldolase — protein MSTSVIESKGYIAGIEAPFIQEMSEITHHMWSLGWDELNGGNVSYLLDEEEVAKYINIREPLRTIALTFPVTELAGKYFIVTGSGKYFRNVIKDPEANLGVLRVSDSGESVEVLWGLRNGAVPTSELASHFMSHIERLKVDPSHRIVLHTHATNVIAMTFTHDLDGLKFTKTLWEMCTECLVVFPDGVSVIPWMVPGSSDIGRATADKMKDYRVVIWPQHGIFVTGATMDATFGLVETIEKAAIVYNLIGGREIKQKITDQQLADLAAAFRVTPKAGVLDL, from the coding sequence ATGAGTACTTCAGTAATTGAGTCCAAAGGTTACATTGCAGGTATTGAAGCACCGTTTATCCAGGAAATGTCCGAAATCACCCACCACATGTGGTCCCTGGGCTGGGATGAGCTTAATGGAGGTAACGTCAGTTATCTGCTGGATGAAGAAGAGGTTGCCAAATATATTAACATCCGCGAGCCGCTGCGTACAATTGCCCTTACCTTCCCGGTAACTGAGCTGGCCGGCAAATACTTTATCGTAACCGGATCCGGCAAATACTTCCGCAATGTCATCAAAGACCCGGAAGCCAACCTTGGTGTACTTCGCGTAAGTGATAGCGGTGAAAGCGTAGAAGTTCTGTGGGGGCTGCGAAACGGTGCGGTACCTACCAGTGAGCTTGCTTCCCACTTCATGAGTCACATCGAGCGTCTGAAGGTAGATCCTTCGCACCGCATTGTGCTGCATACCCATGCAACGAATGTTATTGCTATGACCTTTACCCATGATCTGGACGGACTGAAGTTCACCAAGACCCTGTGGGAAATGTGCACAGAATGTCTGGTTGTCTTCCCGGATGGCGTCAGCGTCATTCCATGGATGGTTCCGGGCAGCAGTGATATCGGCCGGGCTACCGCTGACAAGATGAAGGATTACCGCGTGGTCATCTGGCCGCAGCACGGAATCTTTGTTACCGGCGCAACTATGGATGCTACCTTCGGTCTGGTGGAAACAATCGAGAAAGCAGCGATTGTCTACAACCTGATTGGCGGACGTGAAATTAAACAGAAGATCACTGATCAGCAGCTGGCAGATTTAGCTGCGGCGTTCCGTGTAACTCCGAAAGCCGGCGTTCTGGACTTGTAA